One genomic segment of Musa acuminata AAA Group cultivar baxijiao chromosome BXJ3-3, Cavendish_Baxijiao_AAA, whole genome shotgun sequence includes these proteins:
- the LOC135632385 gene encoding uncharacterized protein LOC135632385 isoform X1, giving the protein MAAEGGSSSGTREVDEEDFFGAESGWVEARTACDHLPSLCSDLSQIPLPDSPCSRCHHPAENWLCLSCKDVFCSRFINKHMLKHYEESGHCLALSFSDLSVWCFECDAYLDVQMIWQLRPVYEVAHLLKFEERPSFRAIESLQQLSSDQGEGSS; this is encoded by the exons ATGGCGGCGGAGGGCGGTTCGTCGTCGGGAACG CGCGAAGTGGACGAAGAGGACTTCTTCGGCGCCGAATCCGGGTGGGTGGAGGCTCGAACCGCTTGCGACCACCTTCCCTCGTTGTGTTCCGATCTCTCTCAGATCCCTCTCCCGGATTCCCCCTGCTCCAG ATGCCACCACCCTGCCGAAAATTGGTTATGTTTGAGCTGTAAAGACGTCTTTTGCAGTCGTTTTATAAATAAACACATGCTTAAGCACTATGAAGAGAGTGGGCACTGCCTTGCTTTGAGCTTCAG tgatctATCAGTCTGGTGTTTCGAATGTGATGCGTATCTGGATGTTCAGATGATTTGGCAGTTGCGGCCTGTTTATGAAGTTGCCCATCTGTTAAAATTCGAGGAGCGACCATCATTTCGGGCTATCGAGAGCCTGCAGCAGCTATCTAGTGATCAAGGTGAAGGTTCCTCTTAA
- the LOC135633710 gene encoding LOB domain-containing protein 37-like, with amino-acid sequence MSCNGCRVLRKGCSDSCLLRPCLQWMDSAEAQAHATVFVAKFFGRAGLMSFISAVPPSQRPALFQSLLFEACGRTINPVNGAVGLLWAGNWHLCQEAVETVLRGGTLRSLFGHGDDETPEADGPCPRPRIGFSSFSAAKRRKAPAPSDAAAACDLDLCLTRRSPAGGFEEKRRRRPATPSMNSEGSVTTSGGESDSSTAEPRLLNLFA; translated from the exons ATGAGTTGCAACGGGTGCAGAGTTCtccgcaagggctgcagcgactcCTGCTTGCTCCGGCCTTGTTTGCAGTGGATGGACTCCGCCGAGGCTCAGGCACACGCTACCGTCTTCGTCGCCAAGTTCTTCGGCCGCGCCGGCCTCATGTCCTTCATCTCCGCCGTCCCCCCTTCCCAGCGCCCCG CTCTGTTCCAGTCCCTGCTGTTTGAGGCGTGCGGGCGAACCATCAACCCGGTGAACGGCGCCGTGGGGCTGCTGTGGGCCGGAAACTGGCACCTCTGCCAGGAGGCGGTGGAGACGGTCCTCCGCGGCGGCACGCTCCGCTCGCTGTTCGGTCACGGCGACGATGAGACGCCGGAGGCGGACGGCCCCTGCCCTCGTCCGAGGATCGGGTTCTCCTCCTTCTCAGCGGCCAAGCGGCGGAAGGCACCGGCCCCATCCGACGCAGCCGCGGCATGCGATCTGGACCTGTGCTTGACCCGCCGGTCCCCCGCGGGCGGGTTTGAGGAGAAACGGCGCAGGCGCCCGGCCACGCCGTCGATGAACTCAGAGGGATCGGTGACGACGAGCGGCGGCGAGAGCGACAGCTCCACCGCCGAACCGAGGCTTCTCAACCTCTTCGCCTGA
- the LOC135632385 gene encoding uncharacterized protein LOC135632385 isoform X2 produces the protein MAAEGGSSSGTREVDEEDFFGAESGWVEARTACDHLPSLCSDLSQIPLPDSPCSRCHHPAENWLCLSCKDVFCSRFINKHMLKHYEESGHCLALSFR, from the exons ATGGCGGCGGAGGGCGGTTCGTCGTCGGGAACG CGCGAAGTGGACGAAGAGGACTTCTTCGGCGCCGAATCCGGGTGGGTGGAGGCTCGAACCGCTTGCGACCACCTTCCCTCGTTGTGTTCCGATCTCTCTCAGATCCCTCTCCCGGATTCCCCCTGCTCCAG ATGCCACCACCCTGCCGAAAATTGGTTATGTTTGAGCTGTAAAGACGTCTTTTGCAGTCGTTTTATAAATAAACACATGCTTAAGCACTATGAAGAGAGTGGGCACTGCCTTGCTTTGAGCTTCAG ATGA